In Carnobacterium maltaromaticum DSM 20342, the DNA window GTGCATGTAAATAAGATTTTATCGCTTCATCTTTTTTTCCAAGCTTCATTAAATTAAAGGCCTTTTCATACGTTAAAAAATCTAAGTAGTATGCTAAACCTTCATTTTTCAATAATCTAATCCCTAAATTACATAAGTTCATGCTCTTACTGTACTCATCAATTTTAGAATAGAATTTGGCTGTATTGTAATAAATCTTTGCAATTTCAGGACTTTCATTTATTGTATCGATCAACGTAAACAATTCATCTAATTGCTCTAATGAACGTTCAAAATAAGTTAATGCTTTATCGCTCTCATTTTGCAAATCATAAGCTATTCCAATTCCATTGGTGGCTGAAACATCTAAAAAATCTATACTTTTTTCTAATTCACTATCCAGCACTTGATTAAAATAATAAATCGCGTCTGTCGGACTTTCTTTCCCCATTAAGCTAGTAATTCCCATAAAGTAATAATAAAGTTTCCAGTCATAAATCGTTTCTAATTCGTCTTTTTTTATACTTGATTCAAGTAATTCAAAGGCTTCTTTGTGCTTAACTTTACTACAAAGTTCTCTAACTTCTTTAAATACTGGATTATTTTTATGTTCCGCATCTAAAGCATAGTCATAAATGCTATTGAACTCAATATTTAGTCTTTCTGCTAACTTTAGTAAAATTGAAATCGTTGGTACACTTGCCCCATTTTCTAAATTACTAATGGTTGCCTGCGTACAGATATTTTCAGCCAACTCTTTTTGAGTTAATCCACGTTTTAAACATTTGCTCTTAACTTCTTCCCCTATTTTTGTAGTCATTTTTTAATTCCTTTCTTTTTTATATTTTACCCTCTTGATTAATCATACAATATTTCGTATTATTAAGATATAAATTAGTATTAAAAAATCAATTTACTTATAAAGAATAGGAGGTTAGTACATTGACTCTCGAAGAGACTATTCTAATATCTAACGCAACACAATTCCCAATTGTTACACCCTTTGGAAATGTTCCATACGTATAAAAAACTACAAAAAAATAAACTATTAGCTATAATAGTTTATTTTTTATTTGGTTATTTTTGCATAACCCCCGAAACGGGTTCAATGGAACATCTTTACGAAAAGTTGCGGTGTAAATGCGAATGATTAAAGAATATTAATCTTCATTCGTCGCTATTTTATTTTGGAAAACAGCGTCATTTATTCTGTCTAAAGCTTTAATTTTCACAATCTCTTGTTCATTCAAAAGAGCCGATTAACAGCCTTTCAATAGAGCCAGTCAACTAGACCATTTCGTTTTCACAATCTATCAGGCTGTAACACTTACGGGACATGGTACTTGGTAAAAGGTGGATTATGTCTTCCTAACAGTTAAATAACTTTTTATAAATCGTCTAAAAATAAATCTTCTTGTTCTTCTATTGTTTTTAATTCTTTTTTAATATCTTCAGATAAGTTATCTAACATATCCATCCTGTACTTTATCATAGAACTCATAAATATATCGTTTAAAATATTAGATATTTTTATTTGTTCAAGATTAACCCCTACTCCAAAAGAACCTACGTCTTCCCGACTTTTAAACTCTTCAAAACGTTCTTTATAAATCTCACGCATCTCAATATTAGAACCCAAAGTAACTTTCATCATTTCAGAGGCGATCAACTCTAATTTTTTATCATTATTAATTTGATGCAACTCAGGTCTGTATTTAACATTTTTATAGTTTGTAAATTTCCTAAAGACATAGTAGATAAAAATAGATCTATTGGTTTCTCCGGTTTCTGTGGGATAAGGAAACAACATACATCTTATAAAAAAAGAAGTAGAATTTTCTTTTTTTCTGATTTCAAATCTATATTTTCTATCTAACTCTGTTATATAATCTTTAAATGTTGGTTCCATCTCTATTTCATCTAGAATAGGTACTATAACTTCTTTTTTTAATTTTACTTTATCCAAGGTTTCATCTAATTCATCAAAATAATCTAATGTAGTAATTAATGTTCTCCAATTATTACTATTATCATTTAGAATTAATTTTTTAAAAAAAATCCGTTTTTTTTCGTCACTAACAACTTCATATAAAAAGTAAGCAGCATAAAACTCTTGAAAAATATTATGAACAAAATACCAATTATCCCCTTCTTGATACATAACACATAAACATACCGAAAGATCGTACAAAACGGAGTCTGATGTTACTTGTCCATTACTCAATAATAAGGATTTTTTGATGATTTCTTTCATTTCATACTTTGTAAACCCTTTTTTTTCTCCTTTGTATTTAAAGTAGGTATGGAAACAAATTCTTGAAAATAAATTCAATAGCTCTGAATCTGAAAATGGAGTATGAAAATCTCTAGAGTACTTACCTAACTTTATAGCATCATGTTCTTGATACAAAATATCATATACCTTTAATAAAAATTGAGCTTTTACTTTAGGGAACTCTGTTGTTTTTTGAAATGTTCTAAACATCAATAATAACAATATAGGATTGGAAGCCAAACTTTTAAATGAATTAAATAAAGACTCATCTAATAAGCTTCTAAACTCTTCATTTTGCTCATCAGTATAAATGTCAATTTTAGAAATTAAACAAATTGCTTGTTCTTTATTTAATCCTGTTGTTCGGTATTTTTCTAATCCTGGTATAGTTTCTAAATATCCTATTTCTGGCATAGCTCTGCTAGTAACTACAAAATTATTTTTATCATTTTTACATATCAAGTCATTTATTTCATGAATCGCTATATCGAAATACTCAGATGATATTTCATCAAAAGCATCTAAAAGAAATACAAATCGTCCTTTTTTGGCCATAAATTCAAAATATTTATATTCGATATCAAATCCTAGCACACACATTTCATCATAGATAAATTTTAAAAAATTTCTTCTCATGTTATCCTTTTTTTCCAAATTATATTTTCTCAATTCAATATAAATAGGGATCTTATTCTCATGAAACTCCCCTTTTTGCAGGGAAGATAGCAGGAAATATTTTAACATCGTTGATTTTCCAATCCCACCAAATCCTGATATCCACGCTTTCGAACTAATTGATAAAAGTGGTTTTAACGATGTAGTTAGTATATATTGTTCTATTTCTTCATTATCTTTATATTCCAAATACGTTTCTTGGTATATTTGTTGCAAAGGCATTTTTTTGTCACTTAAAACTGTCGGAACTTTTTCATATGAATTTATTGCCTTTTCAAAATATAATTTGAAATTTTTATTGAATTTAGTTTCCCACTCACTCCATTTTTCTACTCCTAAATCTATAAATCCATCATGTAATTGTATTAGATTATGTCCTAAAAGTGTAGTAATACTAGATAAAATCATAAAATTTACTCCTCCATATGAGCTATTGAGGTACTAGCTTCATTTTTATTTTCTTGCACCTGCCGTTTGATTCTTTGCAACGTACTTTTACTAAACTCGGTCTCTTTAGCCACTTCTTTATAACTCTTACCAGACATTAATTTTTCATAGGCTTCCATTTTTCTGGTTGTGAGTGTTGCCTTTGGACGTCCTTCCCGATAGCTCTTATTGGTCTTTTTAGCGTATGCCTTTCCCTCTTGTGTTCTAGTTACAATTAGATCACGTTCAAACTCCGCAAATGATCCTAGCATATTTAACATCATAGTTTGCAATGGACTGGATTTTTCAGAACCATTAAATTCCATTTTGTCTTCAATAAAAATTACGGAAGAACCTTTTTCAATTATTTCATCTACAATCATTCTTAGGTCTCTGATACTTCTTGCTAAACGATCTATTTTCTTAACTAGAACTATATCACCTGGTTTAATTAATTCCAACAATTTTTTAAGTTCATTTCTCCCACTTCGATTTGTGGCAGACATTTTTTCTGCAAATATTAGTTCAGCACCATTTTTCTTAAGCAATGATTTTTGTTCTTTTAATTCTTGGCCAAGAGTTGAAACTCTCGCATACCCATAAATTGTCAATTTTCCCCCTCCATTTCCAAAAACATACAGAATAGAGTATCTGACCATCCCGCAAGTCAATGATACCAATAAAAAAAAGGGTAGTCAACAACTTATAAGTTATTGACTACCCCTTTTTTATTGTGACTAGTAATTTTAGTATGGCGCACTTTAATGGTGGCACGAAAACCTACATAAACTACTTAGGTTGAATCAATCAATAGATTACACCCTATTGGTTGATTTTAATTCAATAAATAATTTTTTCTAATGACCACCCATACTACACTCTAGAAAGTTCTATAAATGGGATTAAAACCAAATGACAATAAAGTATACCCTATTGTCATTTGTTAGAATGAAAAATATCAGCTAATGCCAATTTGATTTTGCAACAAGTTCCCTAAACCTCTAAAAACATAAATGAATTTCTTTTTAAATTAAAGGAATAAAAATTAGATACAATGCAAAATTTTAGCTTCTCTTATTTAAGCTTAGTCTTTATAACTTAGAAAGTAAAATCATTTCTAGTTATTTTTATAATATCCGTAAGTTTTGAAATATTTTTATTTGACTTTGAGTCAGGTTGAGTTAAATTAAAACTAATAATTCCAGTATTATTTGCTACTTCTACATCAAGACTTCGATCTCCTATATAGTACGTATTTTCTAGAGATAGATGATACTTATCTATCAAATAATTTAAACCTTCTGGATTAGGTTTTCTCAAAAATTTATTTGAACTTGTCACTATCTCAGTAAAATATTCTCTTATTCCTAGTTTTTCAATAAGTTCCAAAGCATTATCGCTTTTATGCGTATATATGAAGTTAACTATACCTTTAATTTCTGTCCAACGTAAGATATCCAAAGCTCCTTCCATTAAAGTTACTTTGTCATTCTTTTCTTTTGATTTTTCTGAAAAATAATTTTTTAAAATTTCGTAAGGAATATCAAAATCACTGGAAATTTTTTTTAAAAAACTTACCACAGATTCATTAATGATGGTTTTTTTTGCGAATTCATAATCAAATGGTATATTATAAAAAATAAATGTTTCTTCTAATGACGTTAAAATAATATCGTAAGAATTAATTAATGTTCCATCTAAATCCCATATAAATGCAGTCATAAATTCAGCTCCTTCCTATTTTCACAATAAATCATTCAATGAATCAAACAAATAATCAACTTTCTTCATCAGTATAGAGTTAGGTTTAATTAAATCTGGAATCATAATCGTTGTCATACACGCTCTTTTCCCAGCTTCAATTCCATTCGGTGAATCTTCAATAACAAGACACTTATCATTAGAAACATTTAATATTTCCGAAGTCTTAAGAAAAATATCAGGATTCGGCTTCCCTTTATTAACCATATCACCTGTAACAATTAGATCAAATCTATCTCGTAAATTTGATTTATCAATATAATAATTGGCCATCGTGTGTCCTCTAGAGGTTGCAATAGCTTTTTTTATACCTAGTAAATCTAATAAATCTAACACAGATATTATACCACTTTTTATGGGAGTACCATTAATGTCTATATAATTACGTACAAAATTACGTTTTTCTTCTTTTATTGAAGTATAGTCAAAATCACTACCCATGTATTGTTGGATTAAATTTTTAGAATCTTTTGAATTAAGTCCTATTTTCTTCTTTAAAATCTCAATAGGTACATCATAATCAAAATAAGCAAATGCATGTTGCCAACCTTTAAATCCCAATCTTTCAGTATCAAAAATAGTTCCATCCATATCAAAAATCACTAATTCGATATTTTGAAATACATAATTATTCATTAGGTCCTCTCCTTTTGTCCATAAATTTTAATATTTCATCTAATCTAACTGTTCTTATTTTAATAGGTAAACTTGCATAAACAGTTAAAATTTTTTCGTTTTTTAAAGTAGAGAAAAAATTTGATTTGTTTAAAGAAGAAATATTTATTTCTTTTGGATTTTTATAAAAACCTACTCCCAAAAATTTACTGTAACTTTCTTTTTTCGTCCAAATTAATGTTCTAAAAATAGGCTTAATATCAGATGAAAAATACGATTCAAGTTCTGATTTTGTCATAAATTCAGTAATAATTTCGTCTGTGACTTTAAATATTGACTCAATATCTATACCAATTTTATTTTTGCATAGTGCAACTGCAATTGTATCTTCACAATGTGAAATGCTCACAAATATATTTTCTTTTTTTATAACCGGGCAACCTTTACTTTTAATAGTTATGCAAGGAGTCCCAGAGATTCCATAACATGATATCAATGCATACTTAATTAGGACTGAAGCAATCATTGAATTAACTATATCTTTTTTATTCCTATACTTAAGACAATATCTCATTCTGCACTCACATATGTCTTGATGGAAATCTTTCACTCTTAAATCTGAATATTTTTCTACTTGGAGTATATATACTTCTGTATGTTCCAAAAATTAATTTCCACCCTTAAATTTTATCGTAAAGTACTTTTCCATTTTAGAAAAACATTCAATTTTTTTTGCACGAAGAATAGCTCGTTCTTCAAATTTAGGATTAGCTGATTTAATCAAATTTTCATAGACTGATAAGGCTTGACACATATATAATTGATTAATAATAAACATTTTTTCATAATCATAACTATTTAAAGGTATTTTCTCCGAATAATAATTTAAATAGAATAAAAATTCATCAAAATCGGGAATCCCTGTTTCAGAATTTGGAGCAGAATTTAAATAGAAACGCATAAGTTCCCAAATAGCGGGAACTCTCGAAACCTCAGTCATGTCAATAACTGCCGTAATTTCTTTATTTGATGTTAATAATTGAGTTATAGAATAATCACCATGCCCATTTACCATAGTTAACTTATTTAAATCTAACTCTTCCGACTCTTCAATGAATGATAATCTATAATGTAAATCTTCAAGATATAATTTTTTATTCTTCAATTGTTTAATTTTTTGTAGATTATATATGATTTTTTTTATTCTCCGTATATGATACTGCTTTTCATTAATTATTTCAATTGATTTTCTAGTATTTAATTTTAATTCAGATAATGCAACATGAATATTAGCTGCTAGGTCAATACCTTTTTTAACCAACCAACTTGGTGCAGAATTTTTCCTCCATGTTTCACCTTCTATAAAATTTTGAATATGGTAAGACTTTTCATTATTTAAAATATTAATAAATTCACCATTTTTATTTTCAATAAATGAACTAGTTTTTATACCTGCATTATTTAACACCTGGCACGCATGAATTTCGAAACTACTTTCGTTATTTTCTGAATTAGTAATAAATGTTTTCATAAAGTATTTTTTAGAGTTAATAGTTAGTACGTAATTTGTATTCCAACCGATGTCATTTATTTCAATATTTTGTATATTATTGATGTCAAAGTTTTCTTTAACTCTATTTTCAATTAACCCAGATTCTATTTCCATAATACCTCACCTTATCTATTATACATTCAGTTTTTGTTATCCGTTTAAATAACTCATAAAGAGAAATTAGGTAAAATACTATTCATCAATACAATTAATATTCTACCTAATTGATAATTTTTTAATATCCATTTTTCTAATCAATTTCATCATATGAATTGAGGCTGTAAATTCAGACGTACGATCCAAGGAAAGTATATTATTTGAAGCATAATCTTCCCAGCACCCCAATTCCAATTGACTATCTTGCAAATATATCTCTACTTTTTCGCAATATTCTTGATAAATTGTATTTTCTGTAATTATATACAATAAATTACTTGCTATTCCAAATTTTCCAATGTAATTGTTAAAGATTGCTTGGTCTCCTATACTAATTATAATGTTGTAATACTTTTCAGCATATTCAAGATATTTAATTTCATTTGTTTTTAAATATCCGATTGCTAAATTTATTACTGCCAAAGAAAATGCATAATATAATGGACTACCATCATTATCATAAAAATCGTAAAGACGTGCAAATTTTTCTGGATACTTAGTAACATATTCATTATTTTTATATCGAATCATATAAAAGTGATTTTTAGTTTGATTTGTTACAAAATTACTAATTAAAAAATTCGAAGTTTTTTCGCCTATTAAAATATCATTGTTTAAGTAGGCACATATACCACTAAAGGCAGTACTTCTTGTTTCATATAAACTCTCTCCATTTTTACAAGAAAATCCTCCATTATCTTCGTTAAAATTTTGTAATATTTTATTGTAGGTAGTTTCTTTTAAATCATTTTTTGAAAAATAAAAATACAAAAATAACCAATAATTGTAATAATCATCACAATTTCTGTTTGTTGTAAAATCATCAGAGTAATAAAACAAGTCTCCTCTATCTTTCATTTGATTTATCATACTTAATGATGCATCTTTAGCATTACTAAGATATAAAGCTAATGGTGATTTATACAAGGCTTCATATGGTAGTCTTTCACTGTTTGCTAAATTTTCTTTTAACCAATTTACACTTCTTTTAGTAGTATTCAATATATTTCTCCTTTATTTTCAAAATATTTTTCTACTTTTTTTATAACTTTCCCATTATTTTTAGGAAGTCTGATAATAAAACACAACTTACCATTATAGGTAAATGCTGTAATGAAATATCTATCATGAATCTTTAATTTTTTTTCTTTTTCATGTTGATATTCAGTTTCATCACAATTTCCTATGAAATTGAAACCAAAATCTAATTTATCATAAATTTCGACAATTTTTTCTGATAAATAGCCAGTTCCAAACGCTAAACTATCAACAAAAACATTATTATTATAGGTTTCATCGTAACATTTCTCAACTTTATTATTATTCCATTTACCTGATTTGTTTGCATCCAAAATTAATGGAAGTGAGATATGAAAATCTCCTATCGTATTATTCCATATATTATTTTGATGTATTCTAGAATTTCGAGTTACCCTAACTGCCAAATTATTTCTCTGAAAAATAATTTCTCCTATATCTAGTGATACAGCTAATGCTTGATCTTCTATTGAATTTTCATTATTTATTGGATACTCAAAAAAATATTCTACCAATTCCTCTTTAATCACAATTTTTGACTGGGGCAACAATTTATCCAGTTCTTTGTACCACTTACTCATTATGAATTCTTTAGATTTGCAAGAAGTCGAATATTTTTTTTCTAATTCAATATACTTTTTATATCCAGAATCTGTAATATCATATTCCGCAGGTTTTTTGGAGTTTAAAATATTAAAAAATTTTAGTTTCAATATATTTTTGCTAGCTCCATCAAATATTAAATGATTGAAACCAAATGATAGTTGATAATTTGTTTCATTCAGTTTAAAAACTATAATTGAAATAAGTGGTGAATCTAATTTGAACTTAAATTTATCAATCATTTTATTTTGAACATTACTAGTAAAATTCAGAATTACATTTTGTGAAGAAATATCAAAATTCGAAATATCAATAATCTTAATATTTAAATGCTCTATTTCTTTAAAAATCGAATTGTAATAACTTAAACCATCAAATTTAATTGTGCTTCTTAATATCTCTTGATGATTTAGTAATTTCATAATTGAAACAATAATGTTATCTTCATTAAGTGTAGTAAGATTAATTGAGAAAGGAATAAACGTAAATCTTTTTTTCTTAAAAAATTTATTTTGTGGGCTGCTACACTCAAATTTTTTCACTTCATCTAGCTTCTTAAAACTTTTATTAAATTGATTTAGCTCTCGAATAATACTAAATCTAAGTTTTGAGTCTATTTCATCATCCGTTTCAATATGTGTTAATTTAAAATTATTACTTGATTTCATTATATACATTGGATAATTTTCAACAGGGACTTTACATTTAAGAAATTTTCTTACATCCTCCTCATCATTATTAGTAAAAAGAATAGTTTGTTCGTTTATTTTTTTCAGATCAAACAATTTTTCAGGAAAATTCATTCTTAATAAATTCAAAATTTCTTCGGAAAAATTTTGAGTAGATGCTATTATGAGTTTTTCTAATCCTTCAATGGTTGCATCAGCTAAAAAATGATTTACAGAGAGTTGAGTTTGGTAAAGTTGATTAATTTGTTTAATCATTTTCACAGAATTAATTGAATTTCCTCCAAGCTCATAAAAAGAATCTTTTGTACCAAATGAATCATAGCTTAATATCGTTTTCCAAACTTTATATATTTTTTCTTGTTTATCTGAAACGGGTTGTTTTAATTTCTGTATATTTCGAATTTTTTTATGAGACGGTAATAATTTTTGATTTACTTTCCCATTATTTGTTAGAGGTATTTCTTCCATTAGGAAATAAAATGACGGTATCATATATTCTGGTAACTTAGTTTCTAGATATTTACGTAAAACTTCACGACTATATAAGTTTTTATCTTCATATACAACATAGGCGCATATATATTGAGTCTTTTCATCTGTAACTACGTTTACGAACACATCTTTGACAGCGGAATAATTGCGTAATAATGTAGCTATTTCTTCCAATTCAATTCGATACCCTCTAATCTTAACTTGTGTGTCAATTCGACCCAGGTAATCAATGTTAC includes these proteins:
- a CDS encoding helix-turn-helix transcriptional regulator translates to MTTKIGEEVKSKCLKRGLTQKELAENICTQATISNLENGASVPTISILLKLAERLNIEFNSIYDYALDAEHKNNPVFKEVRELCSKVKHKEAFELLESSIKKDELETIYDWKLYYYFMGITSLMGKESPTDAIYYFNQVLDSELEKSIDFLDVSATNGIGIAYDLQNESDKALTYFERSLEQLDELFTLIDTINESPEIAKIYYNTAKFYSKIDEYSKSMNLCNLGIRLLKNEGLAYYLDFLTYEKAFNLMKLGKKDEAIKSYLHALAFADFNGNQVVIDIIKKDAIGFDIGKELF
- a CDS encoding NACHT domain-containing protein, producing the protein MILSSITTLLGHNLIQLHDGFIDLGVEKWSEWETKFNKNFKLYFEKAINSYEKVPTVLSDKKMPLQQIYQETYLEYKDNEEIEQYILTTSLKPLLSISSKAWISGFGGIGKSTMLKYFLLSSLQKGEFHENKIPIYIELRKYNLEKKDNMRRNFLKFIYDEMCVLGFDIEYKYFEFMAKKGRFVFLLDAFDEISSEYFDIAIHEINDLICKNDKNNFVVTSRAMPEIGYLETIPGLEKYRTTGLNKEQAICLISKIDIYTDEQNEEFRSLLDESLFNSFKSLASNPILLLLMFRTFQKTTEFPKVKAQFLLKVYDILYQEHDAIKLGKYSRDFHTPFSDSELLNLFSRICFHTYFKYKGEKKGFTKYEMKEIIKKSLLLSNGQVTSDSVLYDLSVCLCVMYQEGDNWYFVHNIFQEFYAAYFLYEVVSDEKKRIFFKKLILNDNSNNWRTLITTLDYFDELDETLDKVKLKKEVIVPILDEIEMEPTFKDYITELDRKYRFEIRKKENSTSFFIRCMLFPYPTETGETNRSIFIYYVFRKFTNYKNVKYRPELHQINNDKKLELIASEMMKVTLGSNIEMREIYKERFEEFKSREDVGSFGVGVNLEQIKISNILNDIFMSSMIKYRMDMLDNLSEDIKKELKTIEEQEDLFLDDL
- a CDS encoding recombinase family protein — its product is MVRYSILYVFGNGGGKLTIYGYARVSTLGQELKEQKSLLKKNGAELIFAEKMSATNRSGRNELKKLLELIKPGDIVLVKKIDRLARSIRDLRMIVDEIIEKGSSVIFIEDKMEFNGSEKSSPLQTMMLNMLGSFAEFERDLIVTRTQEGKAYAKKTNKSYREGRPKATLTTRKMEAYEKLMSGKSYKEVAKETEFSKSTLQRIKRQVQENKNEASTSIAHMEE
- a CDS encoding HAD-IA family hydrolase is translated as MTAFIWDLDGTLINSYDIILTSLEETFIFYNIPFDYEFAKKTIINESVVSFLKKISSDFDIPYEILKNYFSEKSKEKNDKVTLMEGALDILRWTEIKGIVNFIYTHKSDNALELIEKLGIREYFTEIVTSSNKFLRKPNPEGLNYLIDKYHLSLENTYYIGDRSLDVEVANNTGIISFNLTQPDSKSNKNISKLTDIIKITRNDFTF
- a CDS encoding HAD family hydrolase, which produces MNNYVFQNIELVIFDMDGTIFDTERLGFKGWQHAFAYFDYDVPIEILKKKIGLNSKDSKNLIQQYMGSDFDYTSIKEEKRNFVRNYIDINGTPIKSGIISVLDLLDLLGIKKAIATSRGHTMANYYIDKSNLRDRFDLIVTGDMVNKGKPNPDIFLKTSEILNVSNDKCLVIEDSPNGIEAGKRACMTTIMIPDLIKPNSILMKKVDYLFDSLNDLL
- a CDS encoding 4'-phosphopantetheinyl transferase family protein — encoded protein: MEHTEVYILQVEKYSDLRVKDFHQDICECRMRYCLKYRNKKDIVNSMIASVLIKYALISCYGISGTPCITIKSKGCPVIKKENIFVSISHCEDTIAVALCKNKIGIDIESIFKVTDEIITEFMTKSELESYFSSDIKPIFRTLIWTKKESYSKFLGVGFYKNPKEINISSLNKSNFFSTLKNEKILTVYASLPIKIRTVRLDEILKFMDKRRGPNE
- a CDS encoding non-ribosomal peptide synthetase, whose amino-acid sequence is MKRQFSLSNNYFFAYNYWHEFCNEGLVSSMITPEFVDTEEKKDLRGELSLYFTKKEMNIEEMKKNDIISNFILSYAFLLTKYTLNNRVMFDVDYDGEFFPFPFDFENTSVKENIHFIKKYLTSISENKGFKFKDYKKMGKNNISATKLVFDKFDVMRPNSDYYFFVFIKEKENSFQIKVNYSSGLYREKIIEDFIKTLMKVFINIHKLQEGELSSINIGSNNNLNEFHDYYELNEVHNNQYLYNLFDEIAKKRMEKVAVIYGAHSLTYGQLFEKSNNVADYLTSEDLLGNGIIGIYCDKNIEMIAVMIGIMKAGAAYLPIDTSLPEERVKYIIKDSNVKTIFTDSLCYEINDVNFLQISEVITTKKNHSITKYQSKNLDAYMIYTSGTTGRPKGVIVPHIGVINLILSFNKSMNMRSNMKMTQTASIAFDASVWEIWMCLLSGGQLHIIPKNMMTDSDKLNNYLTTKKIQVAFLPVFVAQELSEQNETLEIVITGGSDSNTKLVDKFRGKLKYVNAYGPTEASIVTSYWIADELDYRSVPIGRPVANNDVYILDSSDKPLPAGIPGELCVSGVSVTKGYYNRPKLTSEKFHLNTFGNKSLMYRTGDLARWLSDGNIDYLGRIDTQVKIRGYRIELEEIATLLRNYSAVKDVFVNVVTDEKTQYICAYVVYEDKNLYSREVLRKYLETKLPEYMIPSFYFLMEEIPLTNNGKVNQKLLPSHKKIRNIQKLKQPVSDKQEKIYKVWKTILSYDSFGTKDSFYELGGNSINSVKMIKQINQLYQTQLSVNHFLADATIEGLEKLIIASTQNFSEEILNLLRMNFPEKLFDLKKINEQTILFTNNDEEDVRKFLKCKVPVENYPMYIMKSSNNFKLTHIETDDEIDSKLRFSIIRELNQFNKSFKKLDEVKKFECSSPQNKFFKKKRFTFIPFSINLTTLNEDNIIVSIMKLLNHQEILRSTIKFDGLSYYNSIFKEIEHLNIKIIDISNFDISSQNVILNFTSNVQNKMIDKFKFKLDSPLISIIVFKLNETNYQLSFGFNHLIFDGASKNILKLKFFNILNSKKPAEYDITDSGYKKYIELEKKYSTSCKSKEFIMSKWYKELDKLLPQSKIVIKEELVEYFFEYPINNENSIEDQALAVSLDIGEIIFQRNNLAVRVTRNSRIHQNNIWNNTIGDFHISLPLILDANKSGKWNNNKVEKCYDETYNNNVFVDSLAFGTGYLSEKIVEIYDKLDFGFNFIGNCDETEYQHEKEKKLKIHDRYFITAFTYNGKLCFIIRLPKNNGKVIKKVEKYFENKGEIY